From Aegilops tauschii subsp. strangulata cultivar AL8/78 chromosome 5, Aet v6.0, whole genome shotgun sequence:
ATGACACAAGGCCCAACTGATGGAGTTAGGTTGTCAGTAAAGCAGTCATATGGAGGCAGTAGCTTGTCATGTTCTCGGTCTTTAACTCGTGTTCCAACTGGTGATGAAAGAAGCTATTTGACCTCAACTCCGTATTTCCCATCATATCATGATTCATCTCTGGCAAGTCCGCAACACAATGCTCACTGGAAGGATGACTACGACATTAACTGCGACCAATGCAGAGAGATGTATGCATCTGAGCAACTGCATTTAAACAGAGGAAAATCTGTTACACCTCCAGAATCAACTCAGCTAGGTATTCCGGCTTACCCTGAAGCTCCTGAAGTATCAGCAATCAttcaacataaagaaagctttacTGGCTACATACCAATCAATGATCGCCCTGAGGACTTTGAAAAAGAAAAGCAGAGACGTGATTTTAATCGTGATGGTTCAGCCTCATCAGGTTCTGGACATGAAACATTAGCCTACATTTCAGATCGACCATATACTGATCATGATGTTGGAGCTGAAAGCAACATGGCAGTTCCTAGTCAGCGTCCACAAAAGAACGTGTTTTCTCGCTTATCAGTGAAGCCACAACTACCGCCCCAAGAAGTTACGGGTCCTTCAATGAACCAACTGCTCTACTTACTTTCTCAGAGAACAAAACAGTGGAGCAACAAGAGTACAAGTCCTAGAGAAGATGGTTGTAAACAGCTGGTCCGTGAACAGGACATGGACATGCCCTGTCCTCCTGCAGAGCTAAACCTGCCAAGTGGACTAGAAGGAGAAGAATGCGCAGATCCTCCCTTCTTGAACTTCAAGAGGCGCAGCAAAGCGGCTGGGCTGGATACAGATGTAGAAAAGGAGGTTAGCAACAAAAAGAAGAGAAGAAAGCTTGTGCGCCCTTCTTTTGGAGAAAATGACACCACTGGTACTTCTGGAAACGACCTCCAAGGGAATGCCATAGTTGAAGTGCGCCCTTCACTCGAAGAAAATAAAACTACTGGTAATTCTGGAAATGTCCTCCAGGGGAATGCCATTACTGAAAGGAATCAGAGCCCTGCTTCCATAGTTGAAAGGAATCAAAGCCCTGCTTCCATAGTTGAAATGAATCATAGCCCTGCTGACATAATTGAAAGGAATCAAAgctctgcttccatagttgaaaGGAATCAAAGCCCTGCTGCCATAATTGAAAGGAATCATAGCCCTGTCGAAACTGATGGTAACAAGTTTATCATTGACCTAAATGAACCAGCATCTGTAGAAAGTGATCTGGCAGAGGATGGTAGCATTGCACCGTGTCCTGTTGCTGCCAACATACAGACAGAAGTAGATGTCAAAAAGCAAAACTGCTCAAACTCGGCTGAGGTAATCAGCAAACAAGATGTACAGTCTGACAATGGTGCGCCTACAGAGAAGATTACACTTGATCTGAACATTACAGATCTGAACACAATGGACGAGGCGAAACTGCAAGCGATCCTTGGCTCATCATTGTTGCAAGCACTTGACAAGCTCAGAAACAGCAAGTCCAGCGACGACTCCAACAAGGCTAAATCAAGCCTCTCCGATAAAAATAAAAACAGCCAGGTGAAAATGGAGATGAAATCCGACATGAGCACCAAACATAGGTGCAATTGATAGTGTTAGCAAGACTGCCCCTACTCCAGCTGCTGGATAAGAAGAATCCTCAACGATCCGGTTGT
This genomic window contains:
- the LOC109763273 gene encoding uncharacterized protein, with protein sequence MRFQGPRCSFREDATDMAGAIFMSNSETRDHCFNTGVFGLPPEYGPFVANVKQGMPLFLFDYTFRKLYGVFEAASDGGMDISRTAFRSTGRTYPAQVCFNIVWKCRPLTEDEFFPAIEENYYISKKFYFDLSYQQVVQLYGLFDKKRVEHPICNYSASANLEKEHSSIRRPDKRSLTPNSPPFSADRSHTLMPSSTPKVSTVETNCSASTSMHLIAPPTFETQPSVSMPLVTKAFGAQTAPIYSNQIKLPYHSQEHLRDVSAIDGTSTQVSAPYSQTARYHQDQFVANQSYPSSDDYPHNSLSSGCMTQGPTDGVRLSVKQSYGGSSLSCSRSLTRVPTGDERSYLTSTPYFPSYHDSSLASPQHNAHWKDDYDINCDQCREMYASEQLHLNRGKSVTPPESTQLGIPAYPEAPEVSAIIQHKESFTGYIPINDRPEDFEKEKQRRDFNRDGSASSGSGHETLAYISDRPYTDHDVGAESNMAVPSQRPQKNVFSRLSVKPQLPPQEVTGPSMNQLLYLLSQRTKQWSNKSTSPREDGCKQLVREQDMDMPCPPAELNLPSGLEGEECADPPFLNFKRRSKAAGLDTDVEKEVSNKKKRRKLVRPSFGENDTTGTSGNDLQGNAIVEVRPSLEENKTTGNSGNVLQGNAITERNQSPASIVERNQSPASIVEMNHSPADIIERNQSSASIVERNQSPAAIIERNHSPVETDGNKFIIDLNEPASVESDLAEDGSIAPCPVAANIQTEVDVKKQNCSNSAEVISKQDVQSDNGAPTEKITLDLNITDLNTMDEAKLQAILGSSLLQALDKLRNSKSSDDSNKAKSSLSDKNKNSQVKMEMKSDMSTKHRCN